The Blautia hydrogenotrophica DSM 10507 genome window below encodes:
- a CDS encoding helix-turn-helix domain-containing protein — translation MNLGNSLFHARKKRGLSQEDVAEKLGVSRQTISKWETNETVPDIYQSKRMAMLYNMSLDELIDFDIDIREIQEVIDKTNEKTEEKINWTNAWGKKYPILLKYQADVDVPSYAYKISAMLDELKLEHQFNEQDAMLVLKDILYSVWKDRKNRAN, via the coding sequence ATGAATCTAGGAAACAGTTTATTTCACGCAAGAAAAAAACGCGGGCTTTCACAGGAAGATGTCGCTGAAAAACTAGGGGTAAGTAGACAAACTATTTCAAAATGGGAAACCAACGAAACCGTTCCAGATATTTATCAGTCAAAAAGAATGGCAATGCTTTATAACATGTCATTGGATGAACTGATTGACTTTGACATTGACATCAGGGAAATCCAGGAAGTGATTGATAAAACAAATGAGAAAACTGAAGAAAAAATCAACTGGACAAACGCCTGGGGAAAGAAATATCCTATTCTCCTTAAATATCAGGCAGATGTGGATGTCCCAAGCTATGCCTACAAAATCAGTGCAATGCTGGACGAATTAAAACTGGAACATCAATTCAATGAACAAGATGCGATGCTGGTTCTCAAAGATATTTTGTACAGCGTCTGGAAAGACCGAAAAAACAGAGCAAACTAG
- a CDS encoding GatB/YqeY domain-containing protein, which translates to MELEKLRKDMVAAMKAKDKPRKEAISSVISAVKKVAIDEGCRDDISAELVDRVILKELKTVKEQIDTCPAERDDLRAEYQFRYDVISEYAPAQMGEEEIKVYIMDKFSEIVATKNKGQIMKAVMGDLKGKADGKLINQVVADLCR; encoded by the coding sequence ATGGAATTGGAGAAACTAAGAAAAGATATGGTTGCGGCGATGAAAGCCAAGGACAAACCCAGAAAAGAAGCGATTTCCTCTGTAATATCGGCGGTCAAAAAAGTAGCTATCGACGAAGGGTGTAGAGACGATATCTCTGCAGAACTAGTAGATCGGGTTATTTTAAAAGAACTAAAGACAGTGAAAGAACAGATTGATACCTGCCCAGCCGAGAGAGACGATTTGAGAGCAGAATACCAGTTCCGTTACGATGTCATCAGTGAGTATGCGCCGGCTCAAATGGGAGAGGAAGAAATTAAAGTTTATATCATGGATAAATTCTCTGAAATTGTAGCAACAAAAAATAAAGGCCAAATTATGAAGGCAGTGATGGGAGATCTGAAGGGAAAGGCAGATGGCAAGCTGATCAATCAGGTTGTAGCTGATCTTTGCAGATAA
- a CDS encoding sulfite exporter TauE/SafE family protein, giving the protein MELLLSILVTFFAGMGAGLGTGFAGMSAAAVITPMLITFLGVKPYIAVGIALSSDVLASAVSAYTYGKNKNLDIKNGLIMMASVLIFTVVGSYVSSLVPSAAMGNFSVIMTFFLGIKFIVRPVMTTKESMGSVSARKHAIQSMLCGIVIGFICGFIGAGGGMMMLLLLTTVLNYELKTAVGTSVFVMTFTALTGAVSHFLIGGTPDWLIWILCVIFTFLWARVAAVFANKAEPKTLNRVTGIILVVLGIVVMGFSVFS; this is encoded by the coding sequence ATGGAACTACTGCTGTCAATTTTGGTAACTTTTTTTGCGGGAATGGGCGCAGGGCTGGGAACCGGTTTTGCCGGGATGAGTGCTGCGGCTGTCATAACGCCTATGCTGATTACGTTTCTGGGGGTAAAGCCTTATATAGCTGTCGGCATTGCTTTGTCCTCGGATGTCCTTGCGAGCGCCGTATCCGCCTATACTTATGGAAAAAACAAAAATCTGGATATCAAAAATGGCCTTATCATGATGGCCAGTGTCCTGATTTTCACAGTGGTTGGAAGCTACGTCTCGAGCCTGGTGCCTTCTGCGGCCATGGGAAATTTTTCTGTAATTATGACCTTTTTCCTGGGAATTAAATTTATCGTCAGGCCCGTGATGACCACAAAGGAGTCAATGGGATCTGTCTCTGCAAGAAAACATGCCATACAGTCAATGCTGTGCGGTATTGTGATAGGCTTTATTTGTGGATTTATAGGAGCGGGAGGCGGAATGATGATGCTTTTGCTGCTTACAACTGTTTTGAACTACGAATTAAAGACTGCCGTGGGCACCAGTGTTTTTGTGATGACTTTTACTGCTTTGACTGGAGCAGTTTCACATTTCCTGATCGGCGGAACACCGGATTGGCTGATCTGGATTCTGTGTGTTATTTTTACCTTCCTGTGGGCAAGAGTTGCTGCGGTTTTTGCGAATAAGGCCGAGCCAAAAACTTTAAACCGTGTGACAGGAATCATATTGGTTGTCTTAGGCATCGTAGTCATGGGCTTTTCAGTCTTTTCGTGA
- a CDS encoding 3D domain-containing protein, with translation MKKKLWIGSLILSASIFTATIAQASVADYESITNAFKQDNKEYQTENVKDGSVKGTEMVRYEDVLYVSSKTAQICKAPQEGAKCLKTIPLGTEVHRVGICDNGWSKVGFKTKSGKKSTGYILNSSLNETSQINKVNEEVTVTADCTVLDFPGRKDGQQVGELLENDVVQRTGDCNGDWSRISYEEIDGSKVTGYIPNTYLDLEEEQDEEEVADAQEEGTIHKSKGDSLFADAVDGVTVSTDEVTGVQIGEAVPVSADAKLLPLGNFRITHYCPCSICCGPWSDGITSTGVTATTNHTIAVNPSQIPYGSKVVINGQVYVAEDCGGAIVDNCIDIYVASHQEGEDLGVYYTDVYLLQE, from the coding sequence ATGAAGAAAAAATTGTGGATTGGGAGCCTGATCCTATCAGCCTCCATTTTTACGGCGACAATAGCTCAGGCATCGGTAGCGGATTACGAGAGCATAACCAATGCGTTTAAACAGGATAACAAGGAGTATCAGACTGAAAATGTGAAAGACGGTTCCGTAAAAGGAACGGAGATGGTGAGATATGAGGATGTACTCTACGTCTCATCGAAGACGGCGCAGATTTGCAAGGCACCGCAGGAGGGGGCTAAATGCCTGAAGACCATTCCTCTGGGGACGGAGGTGCATCGGGTTGGAATCTGTGATAACGGCTGGAGTAAGGTTGGTTTTAAGACAAAGAGCGGAAAGAAAAGTACGGGGTATATTCTAAACTCTTCTCTGAATGAGACTTCCCAGATCAACAAAGTCAACGAAGAGGTGACAGTGACGGCAGACTGTACAGTTTTGGATTTTCCAGGACGAAAGGACGGACAGCAGGTAGGAGAGCTTCTGGAGAATGATGTGGTTCAGCGGACCGGGGATTGTAATGGTGACTGGAGTCGTATCAGTTATGAAGAGATTGATGGCAGCAAGGTGACAGGTTATATCCCTAATACATATTTGGATTTGGAAGAAGAGCAGGACGAAGAGGAAGTCGCGGATGCGCAGGAAGAAGGAACGATTCATAAAAGCAAAGGGGACAGTCTTTTTGCGGATGCGGTGGATGGTGTGACAGTGTCTACAGATGAAGTCACCGGTGTTCAGATCGGAGAAGCAGTTCCCGTTTCAGCGGATGCTAAGCTACTGCCTCTCGGAAATTTCCGAATCACGCATTATTGTCCGTGTAGTATCTGTTGCGGACCGTGGTCAGATGGTATCACTTCCACAGGAGTGACGGCGACGACGAATCATACGATTGCGGTGAATCCAAGCCAGATTCCCTATGGCTCTAAGGTGGTTATCAACGGACAGGTGTATGTGGCTGAGGATTGTGGAGGCGCAATTGTGGACAATTGCATCGACATCTATGTGGCGAGTCACCAGGAGGGTGAGGATTTAGGAGTCTACTATACGGATGTTTATCTGTTGCAGGAATAG
- a CDS encoding O-acetylhomoserine aminocarboxypropyltransferase/cysteine synthase family protein → MSDYKIETKCLHSGWVPKKGEPRMLPIIQSTTFKYDTTDEMGRLFDLKDDGYFYTRVQNPTNDMVAAKIADLEGGVAALLTSSGQAANFYATLNLCEAGDHLISTSTIYGGTFNLFAVTFKKLGIECTFVDPDASSEEIEKAFRPNTKLVFGETIANPALTVLDIEKFAKLAHSHKVPLIVDNTFATPVNCQPFKWGADIVTHSTTKYMDGHAAQVGGAIVDSGNFDWESNAEKFSCLTTPDESYHGLIYTQAFGKKAYITKATVTLMRDLGSIPSPMNAFILNLGLESMPLRVERHCYNAQKVAEFLNAHEKVSSVNYAGLPSDKYHERAKKYMPKGTCGVISFELKGGRESAVHFMDSLKLATIATHVADAKTCVLHPASHTHRQMNDEQLKEAGVSPGMIRFSVGIENIDDILSDLEQALKNA, encoded by the coding sequence ATGAGTGACTACAAAATCGAAACCAAATGTCTACACTCCGGCTGGGTTCCCAAAAAAGGAGAGCCTCGGATGCTCCCAATCATTCAGAGTACCACATTTAAGTATGACACCACTGATGAGATGGGACGGCTTTTCGACTTGAAAGATGACGGTTACTTTTATACCCGGGTGCAAAATCCAACCAACGATATGGTTGCCGCTAAAATTGCTGATCTAGAAGGCGGTGTCGCAGCCCTTTTAACCTCCTCTGGACAGGCTGCCAATTTCTACGCAACTTTGAATCTGTGCGAGGCAGGCGATCATCTGATCTCCACTTCCACCATCTATGGCGGCACCTTCAATCTCTTTGCTGTCACTTTCAAAAAACTGGGCATCGAATGTACTTTCGTCGACCCAGATGCCAGCTCTGAAGAAATTGAAAAAGCGTTCCGTCCTAACACTAAGCTGGTCTTCGGCGAGACAATTGCCAATCCCGCTTTGACTGTCCTGGATATTGAGAAATTCGCAAAACTGGCCCACAGCCACAAAGTTCCTTTGATCGTCGACAACACTTTTGCCACTCCGGTCAACTGCCAACCTTTTAAATGGGGAGCTGATATCGTGACTCACTCCACCACTAAGTACATGGACGGCCATGCTGCCCAAGTAGGCGGTGCCATCGTGGACAGCGGCAATTTTGACTGGGAATCCAACGCAGAAAAGTTCTCCTGCCTGACCACGCCTGATGAGTCTTACCATGGGCTGATTTACACCCAAGCTTTTGGCAAAAAAGCCTATATCACAAAGGCCACCGTCACCTTGATGCGTGATTTAGGTTCCATCCCGTCTCCAATGAATGCTTTCATCTTAAATTTGGGACTGGAATCTATGCCTCTGCGCGTGGAGCGTCACTGCTACAACGCACAGAAAGTGGCAGAATTCTTAAACGCTCACGAAAAAGTATCCAGCGTAAACTATGCTGGTCTTCCCAGTGATAAATACCATGAACGCGCGAAAAAATACATGCCGAAGGGGACCTGTGGCGTCATCTCCTTCGAACTAAAAGGCGGACGGGAATCAGCAGTCCATTTCATGGACAGTCTAAAGCTTGCCACTATTGCTACCCACGTGGCAGACGCAAAGACTTGTGTGCTCCATCCGGCCAGCCACACACACCGCCAGATGAACGACGAACAATTAAAAGAGGCAGGAGTTTCCCCAGGAATGATTCGTTTTTCTGTCGGTATCGAGAACATTGATGATATTCTCTCTGACCTAGAGCAAGCACTGAAAAACGCGTAA
- the glyA gene encoding serine hydroxymethyltransferase yields MYSIEEVRKVDPEIANLIEAETQRQNSHIELIASENWVSKAVMAAMGSTLTNKYAEGYPGKRYYGGCGCVDEVETLAIERAKALFHCEYVNVQPHSGAQANMAVFYAMLKPGDTILGMNLAHGGHLTHGSPANMSGAYFKAVSYGVNDEGYIDYNKVLEIAKECRPRLIVAGASAYARTIDFKKFREIADEVGAYLMVDMAHIAGLVAGGQHPSPIPYADVVTTTTHKTLRGPRGGMILSSAENAKKFNFNKAIFPGIQGGPLMHVIAAKAVCLKEALEPEFKVYAENVVKNAQALSQGLLKRGVKLVSGGTDNHLMLVDLVDKGVTGKEMENLLDEVNITCNKNAIPNDPQSPFVTSGVRLGTAAVTSRGMNESDMDQIAEAIALVLDGRENAERAREIVKSLTDRYPLVG; encoded by the coding sequence ATGTATTCTATAGAGGAAGTACGGAAGGTAGATCCGGAAATCGCAAATCTGATTGAGGCGGAGACACAGAGACAGAATTCCCATATTGAGCTGATTGCGTCAGAAAACTGGGTGAGTAAAGCTGTGATGGCAGCTATGGGCAGTACTCTGACGAATAAATATGCGGAAGGATATCCGGGAAAACGTTATTATGGAGGCTGTGGCTGTGTGGATGAGGTGGAGACTTTAGCGATTGAGCGCGCGAAAGCGCTTTTTCACTGTGAGTATGTTAATGTACAGCCACACTCTGGGGCACAGGCGAATATGGCAGTGTTCTATGCGATGTTAAAACCTGGTGACACCATCTTAGGCATGAATTTAGCCCATGGCGGACATTTGACACATGGAAGTCCTGCGAATATGTCAGGGGCTTATTTTAAGGCGGTTAGCTATGGTGTGAATGATGAGGGATATATTGACTATAACAAGGTTTTGGAGATTGCAAAAGAGTGCCGTCCGAGATTGATTGTCGCTGGCGCAAGTGCCTATGCACGTACGATTGATTTCAAAAAGTTTCGTGAGATTGCAGATGAGGTAGGGGCTTATCTGATGGTAGACATGGCTCATATTGCAGGGCTGGTAGCAGGAGGACAGCATCCGAGTCCAATTCCCTATGCCGATGTGGTGACAACGACGACGCATAAGACGCTGAGAGGTCCCCGCGGAGGAATGATTTTGAGCAGTGCGGAGAATGCCAAGAAATTCAATTTTAATAAGGCGATTTTCCCGGGCATTCAAGGTGGTCCTCTGATGCATGTGATCGCGGCGAAAGCGGTCTGCCTGAAAGAAGCTCTGGAACCCGAGTTCAAGGTGTATGCGGAAAATGTTGTGAAAAACGCACAGGCACTCAGTCAAGGTCTGCTGAAAAGAGGTGTGAAGCTGGTGTCGGGAGGTACGGATAATCACTTGATGCTGGTGGATTTGGTGGACAAAGGAGTTACGGGAAAAGAGATGGAGAATCTTCTGGATGAAGTGAATATCACTTGCAATAAGAATGCGATTCCCAATGATCCTCAGTCTCCGTTTGTGACCAGCGGCGTGCGTCTGGGGACGGCTGCGGTGACTTCTAGGGGGATGAATGAGTCGGATATGGATCAGATTGCCGAAGCGATTGCGTTGGTGCTCGATGGCAGGGAAAACGCTGAGCGAGCGAGAGAGATTGTGAAATCACTGACAGACAGATATCCGTTGGTAGGTTAA